Part of the Eshraghiella crossota genome is shown below.
GGCAGCAATCGACCTTATGAGCTATGTGGATATATTTGCCGACCATGAATCAAATAAGCTGGCTCTTGGAATGCTTGCAGATGCCCCGCTTGCAACTTTTCTCAGGGAACACCCACAGATTTCTTTTATCCGTTTCTGCCTTGATGGGGATTCACCGGGCAGGAAAGCAGCCGCAGAACTTATGGGAAAATACTATGGACTGGGCTATGAGGTTGAGGACTGTCCGCCACCAGCAGGCTATAAGGATTACAATGAATGGCTTGTTGCAACAAAACTTAATCTTGCAGATCAGAAAAAGGAGCAGATGACCATAGCCGGACAGTGCCATTAAAAAGTGGTGGTAAAAAGCAGTGGTTTTTACGGAAGATGGTGGAACAAAGCGGTGGTTTTTTCAAAAAGTGATAGAACAAAGTACCACCACTTTCCGATGCTGTTTTTTCCTATGAATATAAATTATAAAAAGTGGTGGCATAAAGCGGTGGTTTTTACCGGAAATGGTGGAACAAAGCGGTGGTTTTATTCAAAAGTGGTGGAACAAAGTGCCACCACTCTATATTTGGCAGGGGTATTAGGGGAATGTTCCCCTAACTAGATGGCATTAGGACAGAGATGTCTCTAATGCGTATCTAGCAGTCGCCGGGGACTTACCGGTGACTGGAGCCATAGTGAATATCTACGAAACACGGATAAGGAGGTGCAAGGTGGCAGAGAACAGGGAAATAACACTTTTTTCAGAACCAGAGGAACTGATTGCCTGGGCAGAAGTATATGATAAGCAAATCAACCCTTCGATAGAAGATGCTGCACTTCTTCTTAATTATATGGAAGGACATGATTATGCAATCGGAATGGATGCAGAGGGGAAGATGTACAGACAGGATATGGCAGAGGAAAACGGTGAGATAGAGCCATTTCCGATAGATGATGTGATTGATAAGGTGTGTGAGTGGAATTATGATCTGATACTTCACGCAGAGGCAAAGAAAGATGATCCGAAAGATTTTCAGGAATATTGCGAATTTCAGAAAAAGTATGACAGTTTAAAGGCAGATGAGAGGGTGTTAGACCGATTATTTGATAAAACCAGTCATGCAAAGGAGATTGATGCTGTTGCAACGGCACTGGTGGAAGCGTTTATCAGTAATCTGGAGGGCAAGGGTGATTTGGAAAAGGCGGCAGCCACGATAGCACAAGGAATAAAGGATTACAGTACAGATAAGAGGGGAAGGTGAGCGTATGGCAGATAAAATCCACTGTATCAGGAAAACGCTCCGTCTTATGCCGCAGGAGGCAGAAATGCTTGCAAAAAAGGCAGGGGAGAGCGGAATGTGTGAAGCAGATTATTTAAGACTGCTCATCAGCCAGAAACCGAATGATTACCCGGAAGTCAGGGAACTCTTAAAAGAGCTTATCAATGAAGTGAACCGTATTGGAATCAATATCAATCAGATCGTATTCAATAACAATGCAGGACTTTATTCCAAAGAGGATAAAACACAGCTTGTTGCCTATATGCGTAAACTGAACAAGAAAGTAAATGAGGCGGTGGTGCAGATTGGCAATCAGTAAAATCCTTAATATGAAAGATTGTGGCGGGCATTTTCACGGAAAACATTTAAAGCGGGCACTTGATTATGTGATGAACCCGGACAAAACACAGGATGGCAGACTGGTGGGTGCAATAAACTGTCAGGTCGATACCGCATTTGAGCAGATGAAGGAAACCAAGCGTAATTTTGGAAAAATTGATAAGCGTCAGGGGTATCATATCATACTTTCCTTTAAGGAAAATGAGGTAAATCCGGATACGGCATTTGAAATTACACAGAAATTTGTGGAGGAATATCTTGGTAAGTCATACGAAGCGGTGTTTGTGGTACACGATAATACAGCCCATGTTCATTCCCATATCGTATTTAACAGCGTGAGTTTTGTGGACGGTAAAAAGTACCGTTACGAAAAAGGGGACTGGGCAAAGTATATCCAGCCTATCACGAACAGGCTGTGTCAGGAATATGGACTCTCCATTATTGATGTGGATGATGAGAAAAAGGAGAGGCAGCACGAAAGCTATAAGGAATGGAGTGAGTACAGGGAGGGTAATTTTGTATGGTCCGATATGATAAAAAGAGACTTGGATGCCTGTATTTTGCAGGCGAAGGACTATGAGGAATTTCTCGAACTGCTGTCTGAAAAGGGATATCAGATAAAGCAGGGAAAACATCTGGCAATCAAGCCACAGGGTATGACAAGGTTCAGAAGGTGCAAATCTCTTGGGGATATGTATTGTGAGGAAGCAATCCGGGACAGGATTGTAAAAGAGGATATTGCGTTTTATAAGAGTAAACAGGATATACCGAAAGTTTCCATTGTAAAGTGCAGAGTTAAAAGATACCGCAGGGCAGGCTTGTCAGGACTTCAGAAAAAGCATTATGCGAAGCTGTACCGGGTGGGAAAACTCAAAAAAAGACCATACAGTCAGGTATGGAAGTACAGGGAGGATATCCGTAAAATGCACAAGCTGCAGGAACAGTATTTGTTCCTTGCAAGGCATAATATCCATTCAGCAGAAGAACTTGTGGGGACGATAGCTTCTCTTACGGATAAGAAAAAAGAGACTTCGGCAGAAAAGAGCCGGATTTATAAAGCAAGGGAAAGGAGCATGGAACTTTTTACTGCGGCTGATGAGATGGAAAACTTAAAGCCAGCAGAGCAGTCATACAGGCTTGGAGATATCTTCTTTGAAGATGAGCATAGGAAGTGGGTGGCACTGGAGCAGGAATTACAGGCACAGGGATATTCGCTTGAGGAAGTGCAGGCTTTAAGAAGACATTACAAAGAGGAGTATTCAGAAGTGTGTGCGAGAGAAAAGGTTGTATGCAGGGAACTGAATACGGGTAAGGCAATATTAAACAGCATGATTCCGGACAGTATTTCAGATGGAAGAAAGACCGAATACAACAGAGAGATTATAAGAGACAGAAAAGAGCAGCCAGTAAGATAGGCTGTTTTTTTACGCAGTTAGGAGGAGCATATGGAACAAAATCTGAATGACAAGCCGTTAAGCAATATGCAGATTGCCAGATATATTGAGTCATTGAGAAAAGAAATGAATTTCGATGATGAGGTGTACGGGCTTGTAAAAAGTGATCTTGAGGATGGACTTACGCAGGAGCAGACGGAAAAGTATTTGGATAAGAATTTTAACATCGGACAGATGAGAGTGTTATCGGAAGGTCTGCATAAGGGGATTCCGGAGGAACTTTTTAATATCCTTCACAATAATAAGCTCTCCGGCAATCAGATGAAGGTATCACTGGAATTTTATGAAAAGGGAGTTCCGGTTGAAACCATACAGGAAGCTGTGGCAAGGGGAGAGAAGCCCGTTGTGATGAGAAGATTATATGAAGAAGTTCTGGCACAGCTTTCAAAGGCTGCGGAGCAGTATACGCAGGACTCAGAGTATGTGAAAGAACTGATTGCACAGATGGAAATGGTAGTGGAGAAAATCAACTATCAGGAGGAAAGATACGATGCCCTTAATAAAAAATTATCCGATGTTGAAGTATTAAAGGAAGATAAGGAAGTCACGGAAAGGCTTGTAAAGGAAAATGAGGACAAGGATGGAATTATCAGCCATCAGCAGGATGAACTTAATAAGGCAAGCAGCACGATTGCAAGATTAAGAGATAGCATTGAGCATAAGGACAAGGAGATGGAGCGTATGAGAGACAGGATAGAATCTCTTGAGGATAAGATTATGAGTGCGGCATCTGATGATCAGAAGGTTGCGGAAAAAGAGGAAAAGGCTGGACCGTCAGAGGTTTTGGCAGCTACTGATAATAAGGAAACAGTGAAAACACTTGCAGATTCACAGGCAGTGCCACCTATGTACAATGGAATACCCGTGTATTATCAGATACCTGTTACGGACTCTGCCGGGCGTGTAATCCAGCATCTTCCAGTTGAGCGTACAGAAAGAAAATCAAATGGTGGTATTGCGGCACTTTTTGCCAGACTTTCATTTAAAAAGAAGTCAAGAGCCGACATTGTAAAGCTGGTTGCAAGCGGTGATCTTGTGCCTGCACAGCTTGTCCAGATAAAAAGTGCCATAGAAAAGGGACTGACAGAAGGGCAGCTTGTGGAACTTATCAATAATAATGTCTCAGCAGAAAAGATGAAAGAGATTATTGAGATTGCCGTGCTTGAAAACAGTATGGCAGGTTAGGAGGTACTTATGAATTTAGCAGTAGTCAATGAGGCGGTAACAGGGATGAACGGTGTAGAACACGAGTTCACGGAAGAAGAAAAAAACTTTGTGGTGCAGTTTGCTTTCCGAAGCGGCAGTAAGGAAGATACGATTTCCCTGATCGAAGCTCTGGCACATTCCACGGATAAGGTACAGTCCGAGGAGATTATGGTCACATACAGGTCAAAGTACGATATAAAGCCTGCGTGGGTGGAACAGGTCGAAAACCTGCTTGTGGCACTTGAGATGTACCGGATAGAGGAGGAAAAAGCAATCAGTCATCTGTCTGATATTTTAACAGCATATGGTATTGATGTTTCAGCAGAGGAAATCCGCAGTACAAAGGCGGAAGAAATAAGGACAACAATAAGAGAGAAAGCGGAGGTGCGATAATGGCAGAGGAAATTCAGGAAGCGGTACAGATTATCCGTGTCGCATATGACGGGATAGAGATTGCTATGAAAGTAGGCAGTGGCGGTATTGCCGCCATGCAGAAGGCAATCGACTTTTTAAAGGGGATGCTTGATTATGAAAAGTCGTTGGGAAAAACATCTATGAGAAAGCTGCTCTTAAAGGGCGGGGATTTGCAGGTATTGCAGTTTAAAACGGAAGATATGAGAAAGGTTGAGAGAATGGCAAAGAAATACGGAATCCTGTATTCGGTTCTTCCAGACTGTAACAAGACAGACGGTATGAGTGAGGTCATCTTTCATACAGAGGCAGTTCCCCGTGTGAATATGATGATACAGAAGCTGAAATTTGGCAGGATTGCCACCTTTGATGACTATCTGAAGAATGGAGATGAAAAGTCCCTCGGCAAGCTGATGGATTTTTTGAGAAAACAGCAGGGAAACGAGAAAAGCCACACGGTAGAAGGGGATAAGGTAAATTCTGCCATAGACGGACTCATTGAAAAAGTGGGAATGTTTGCTATGGAAAAACAGGCTATCAGTGTGGAGCAGGTCAAGGAGAATTTCAGCATCAATGGGGAGCAGGCAGAAAATGTAATAAAACAGCTTGAGACAATCGGGGTGCTTGGCGGCAGGAGTGAGGATGGTACACACAAGGTAATGATGGATAAGGAGGCTTTCACTAACCGGATCAGAGGGTATCAGAGCCTTGCGGACAGAATGAGGGCAATATCTGCCTCAAAAAATACGAACCTGTCAGATGTTACGATCAGTAAGAAACTTATTGCAGAAGAAAACGACCATGCAGTAAAGACCAGAGTTCCGGGAACATGGGGAAAAGATGTCAGATATGTGTGGCTGCATAAGGAGAACGTTATGGATATCCATAATGGAAAGACAATGCTCACATTCCTTGATACCAGCAAGGATTACAAACTCTATGATGAGCAGAACCGTGTGGTAACTACGAAAAAGGGAGACGAACTTTATACGCATTATGATAAGGTAGAATCATCTGTCAGGGAGCGATATGAAAAGGTTCAGAAAGAACAGAAAAAGACCACAAAGAAGAAAACGGTTACTACCAGAAAAGAGAGGTAGGAGCCTATGCAGACAACGAAGAAAAAACCGTCACTGATATTTATTTTAGTGGGTGCAGTGTTATCCGGGTATCTTGGTTATCTGATAAATGGTGCATGGACAGAAGGGATTGCCTTTAATGACTTTATGAACAGGTTCAATGAAGTGTGTGCAGTTCCTTTTGCCAATTATTACAATTCAAATACAGTAAACGCAGTAGCCATTGCATTATGTATCTATGCAATGGCTATTATTATGTATTACACCAGCCAGAGAAACTATATGCCCGGCAAAGAATATGGTACAGCAAGATTTGAAAATCCGAAGCAGGTCAATAAGATACTGGCGGATAAAGATGAGAATTTCAACCGGATACTCAGTCAGAATGTGAAGATGTCGCTGGATTTCCGAAGGCTGAAGCTCAACGGAAATATACTTATCTGCGGCGGTTCCGGAGCAGGAAAGACATTTTATGAAGTAAAACCGAATCTTATGCAGATGCCGCATAACTGTTCTTTTATCTGTACCGATCCAAAGGGAGAGATATTAAGAAGCTGTGGGCAGATGTTAAAGGATAACGGGTACAATGTAAAAGTTATCAATCTTTTGGAGATGGATAAATCAGACTGTTACAATCCATTTTCCTATATCAGAGAGGAAACTGATGTGGTGAAGCTGATTACCAATCTTATCAGTAATACCACACCAAAAGGCTCAACACCGAGTGATCCGTTCTGGGAGAAAGCGGAAGGCTTGTTTTTACAGGCAATTTTCTATTATGTGTGGCTGGAGGTGCAGCCTGCAAAGCGAAACTTTGAGACAGTTTTGAAGCTGCTTGGAGAAGCAGAGGTCAAGGAACCGGGAAAGGCTTCAAAGCTGGATGTCCGTATGAAGTTTTTAGAGGAGAGTTCGCCGCTTGGAGCAAACCATCCGGCAGTCAAACAGTATAACAAATGTATGAGGGGTGCCGGAGATACTGTCCGTTCCATTATCATCAGTGCAAACTCAAGACTTGCATTTCTTGAAAATAAGCAGGTTTTACGCCTGCTCTCCAAAGATGAACTGAACCTGTCTGATATCGGCATTGGAGTCAATGGAGATGGGGAGACAAAGACAGCACTGTTCTGTGTAATCCCGGATAGTGATAAATCCTATAACTTTATTATCGGTATGCTGTACACACAGATATTTCAGGAATTGTACTATCAGGCAGACTTTAACTGCGGTGGCAGACTGCCAATTCACGTCACCTTTATGTTAGACGAATTTGCGAATGTCGCATTGCCTGATGACTTCTGTTCGTTGTTATCGACAATGCGAAGCCGGGAGATTTCAAGTATTATCATCATTCAGAATTTCGCCCAGCTAAAGGCACTTTTCAAAGATACTTGGGAAACAATCCCCGGCAACTGCGATACCTTCATATATCTTGGAGGCAATGAGCAGAGTACACACAAGTATGTCTCGGAGCTTTTGGGTAAAGGCACGATTGATAAAAAATCAAGCGGAGAGACAAAGGGCAGACAGGGAAGCTCATCAAGGAATTATGATGTTTTAGGCAGGGAACTGTTTACACCCGATGAGGTCAGAAAGCTGGATAATAAGAAATGTATTATTTTTATCCGTGGTTTTGATCCGATAATGGACAATAAGTATATTCCATTCCGACACCCGATGTTTAATCAGACAGCGGACGGAAAGGGAAAAGCCTATGTCCATAAGAC
Proteins encoded:
- a CDS encoding multidrug transporter, whose translation is MAENREITLFSEPEELIAWAEVYDKQINPSIEDAALLLNYMEGHDYAIGMDAEGKMYRQDMAEENGEIEPFPIDDVIDKVCEWNYDLILHAEAKKDDPKDFQEYCEFQKKYDSLKADERVLDRLFDKTSHAKEIDAVATALVEAFISNLEGKGDLEKAAATIAQGIKDYSTDKRGR
- a CDS encoding plasmid mobilization protein; this translates as MADKIHCIRKTLRLMPQEAEMLAKKAGESGMCEADYLRLLISQKPNDYPEVRELLKELINEVNRIGININQIVFNNNAGLYSKEDKTQLVAYMRKLNKKVNEAVVQIGNQ
- a CDS encoding relaxase/mobilization nuclease domain-containing protein, which encodes MKDCGGHFHGKHLKRALDYVMNPDKTQDGRLVGAINCQVDTAFEQMKETKRNFGKIDKRQGYHIILSFKENEVNPDTAFEITQKFVEEYLGKSYEAVFVVHDNTAHVHSHIVFNSVSFVDGKKYRYEKGDWAKYIQPITNRLCQEYGLSIIDVDDEKKERQHESYKEWSEYREGNFVWSDMIKRDLDACILQAKDYEEFLELLSEKGYQIKQGKHLAIKPQGMTRFRRCKSLGDMYCEEAIRDRIVKEDIAFYKSKQDIPKVSIVKCRVKRYRRAGLSGLQKKHYAKLYRVGKLKKRPYSQVWKYREDIRKMHKLQEQYLFLARHNIHSAEELVGTIASLTDKKKETSAEKSRIYKARERSMELFTAADEMENLKPAEQSYRLGDIFFEDEHRKWVALEQELQAQGYSLEEVQALRRHYKEEYSEVCAREKVVCRELNTGKAILNSMIPDSISDGRKTEYNREIIRDRKEQPVR
- a CDS encoding PcfB family protein; translation: MAEEIQEAVQIIRVAYDGIEIAMKVGSGGIAAMQKAIDFLKGMLDYEKSLGKTSMRKLLLKGGDLQVLQFKTEDMRKVERMAKKYGILYSVLPDCNKTDGMSEVIFHTEAVPRVNMMIQKLKFGRIATFDDYLKNGDEKSLGKLMDFLRKQQGNEKSHTVEGDKVNSAIDGLIEKVGMFAMEKQAISVEQVKENFSINGEQAENVIKQLETIGVLGGRSEDGTHKVMMDKEAFTNRIRGYQSLADRMRAISASKNTNLSDVTISKKLIAEENDHAVKTRVPGTWGKDVRYVWLHKENVMDIHNGKTMLTFLDTSKDYKLYDEQNRVVTTKKGDELYTHYDKVESSVRERYEKVQKEQKKTTKKKTVTTRKER
- a CDS encoding VirD4-like conjugal transfer protein, CD1115 family, which codes for MQTTKKKPSLIFILVGAVLSGYLGYLINGAWTEGIAFNDFMNRFNEVCAVPFANYYNSNTVNAVAIALCIYAMAIIMYYTSQRNYMPGKEYGTARFENPKQVNKILADKDENFNRILSQNVKMSLDFRRLKLNGNILICGGSGAGKTFYEVKPNLMQMPHNCSFICTDPKGEILRSCGQMLKDNGYNVKVINLLEMDKSDCYNPFSYIREETDVVKLITNLISNTTPKGSTPSDPFWEKAEGLFLQAIFYYVWLEVQPAKRNFETVLKLLGEAEVKEPGKASKLDVRMKFLEESSPLGANHPAVKQYNKCMRGAGDTVRSIIISANSRLAFLENKQVLRLLSKDELNLSDIGIGVNGDGETKTALFCVIPDSDKSYNFIIGMLYTQIFQELYYQADFNCGGRLPIHVTFMLDEFANVALPDDFCSLLSTMRSREISSIIIIQNFAQLKALFKDTWETIPGNCDTFIYLGGNEQSTHKYVSELLGKGTIDKKSSGETKGRQGSSSRNYDVLGRELFTPDEVRKLDNKKCIIFIRGFDPIMDNKYIPFRHPMFNQTADGKGKAYVHKTQGADRIIGPPFEILSEKAIKHYEKMKDKGENVYIDTLTYEQFMLLGDKELSRRFSMQDEAEQKAKIDREQANEFEYADESQKAENSDSTNGGEKPVRNPEREKPKWEDTITNRMMHWSYTAEQKEEVKKALAAGVPKATILTYFYQEVTVEKMSSYRKEQ